CATCTAATCCATTTTTAGATGACATAGCTGAATCatgtaacaaagaaaaaaacaatagacgGGTATCTATCTTGAAAGAAGATCCAGATTTATTTTTTAGAGATTCAAATGGTAGGGATTCTGCTGCTTCATCAGGAGATGAACTAAATTTCGAATATCTCTTTTGTCGCAAACCTTCTAAAAGATCTGCAAAATCTAGGAGTGTTTCAGATCTTTTGGATATTATAGATGTAAGGTGTGAATTTTCTAATACAGCACCACCCAATTATGTCCTACCTCCAGAAAGTGAAGCATTTCAGAATCAACGTGAGGCCTATAAGACAGCTTGGTTGAATCAACGACAACTGGCCCGATCTTGCCTGGATTTGAATGTGATAAATCAGGGTCCTGGATGGGCACAGACCCAATCTATAGAAACCCATATAGTCTGCAAAGTGAATTATGAAGGTGGTTCAGTGCAGCTTCCCGACGCAGATATTACTGTTCATTTCCCTGAAGGTCATGTGGCACTTGGAGAATTCCAAGAAGTTGGCCTGCAGGCAATCCTTGATTCTCCACCATCACTTAATGATGAGTTTTCAACCACCTTGACCCCTTTGATTGAACTTACCTTGAGCAACCTTAATACTACTGAAGCTATTTTACTAGAGATGAAAATTGCAGCTGAAATAAAAAAGGATCCTTTTAGTCAGGTAATGACTGAAATTGTTTGTCTGTGTAGTTGCAATAAGGAAGGGCCATTTGAAAAAATACACAATTGTTACATTTATAAAGATACTGTACAAGTGAAACTAACAGATCTTAGTCACTTGATGTATATTGTTGTTGTAGCTCAAACAAACACAGTTAATTCTCTTGTAAGTGTTTGGGAATATATCCACAGAAAACTTTCAGTTGGGATTTATGGACCAAAACATATCCATCCGTCTTTCACTGTTGTGTTTGCTTTGTTCAATCACAACTATGTTCCTGAGAAACTAACAGTATGTGACAttaaaagaggaggaaagagctTACCCCCAGTTATTTTCCAGCTATGGGGGAAGCACACATTTATACTGGAGAAACCGCAAGACCTCAGCATTTCTGTTGTCTCCTGTGACCCAGattttgaagtgaagaaagaagaacaaaggaaagaaattaaagaagaaaaattgaaagGAGGTGGTGGAGTAATTCACCGACATTTTCCATTTTCTATAATCTGCAATaggaaaatacatatttttgtcTTCCGTGTTCAAATCAAAGCCCCAGAAAATAACCTGGCATGCCAGTTTTACATTACAACACCTGAACCACCTCCTAAGTTATTAATGGGTGTAACTAACAAGCCAAACCGAATTGAAAAACGCAAGGAAATAAAATCTGCACCGTTATTATTATTGTCCACCATAAAATATCCTATCTTTCAAGACAAGGTTTTAAATATTACCCGCTATGGTACAGCACTCAAAACAGTGTTACGCCAAAGTAAAATTGATTATTTACTAGAATATTTTAAAGGTGATACAATAGGAATACTTGGAGAAGATAAGGTCAAAGCCATTGGACAAACAAAAATTAAAGAATGGTATGTAGGAGTTCTTAGAGGAAAAGTTGGCCTTGTACACTGCAAAAATATCAAAGTGATAACTGAAAACAGAACTATTGATGTTGAGGATAGTGAAATCATGACCAGTAGCCTCCTTGAACAGATTgcattgccttttaaaaaattgacttatATCTATTCAACAATCTTATCCACAGTATCAGAGAACTTAAATGATTGGAAAGCTTTGGCTGATGCTCTTCAGTTTTCAGATTTGTCCCGGTATGATTTAAATGCATTACAAGTTGAAAAAGAGTCTGAAAAAGTAGCATATATTATgaagaaactgaaagaaatttGCCATACTCAGAGAAGCACCAGACGATTCCTATATGAACTCTCTGTGGTAAGTACTGCTGGGATGGGCTGTGAGATGAGGAAAAGCAAATTAGACATAAGTCTTTAACGAGGCTTCTTATGATATTGGCCTTCCTATTGTACCTCAGAGCCTTTTTGTTTGAAAAcctccccaaaaaagagaggggaggaagtCCTGCCCTCGGCCCCTTTGTTGGACCCGGAAGCCTTGTCTACTGGGCTTTCCGGGCTATGTGGAGCCGGGTGCGATGCCATGATCATCCCTTTGTGCCCAGTCTCTGGGAAACTGGCCAGGAGTGCCTGGCGGACTCAGGCTTTTTCCTCAGGAAGGAAAGGTGAACTCATTGTTTCCCTCTACGATTGGCCCTGGAAGAGCCCACGCTCACAATTGGACTCCCTTTCTTTCAATACTCATGGAGCAGCAGCAACAGTTTGGAACTTGTTAAAGAGGACCGCTCTGCCCCAGCCATGCATTTTCCAGGGCTAgttggagtgaaaagcatgcaatatgctGCCACTAGCTCCTCCAGGATTCCTTGCATGAGCGCTAGAAGAAAATTGGCTGATGTCAGCTGCAGCCAGGCTCAGAACAGCTGCAGAAAGAGTTCAGGGTGCACAATCTACTCCTCAAGCTCCCAATGCCCAAACCAGCAAGCTGGAAGAGAGATTCTCCATTGTGCTGGTGAGCGGACCGAGCGGGCTTTTTGCTTTGCCCCCCTCACCTTCCTATCCCAATAGAGCCCAGTGCAGACAATCAATTTGATTCAAAGCAAAAAATGatttttcaaattacaaatttGAATCTAATcaaggttcaggggtgaaatccagccagttctgacaggttctggagaactgatggtggaaattttgagtagttttgagaaccggtagcggaatttttgagtagttcggagaaccagcaaatgccacttctagctggccccagagtggggtgggaatggagattttgcagtatctttccctgatacacccaccaaaccacacccaccaaaccacacccacccacagaaccagtagtaaaaaattttggatttcaccactgtcaagGTTGTTCATATAATCCACCTTGATTGCTCTGTAAAAGAGAACAGTAAAAATAATTCTTCTAGATTTTTCTCAtgagatattttaatttatatacatttatatgcaTTGACTTGATGACTGCAATTGGAGACCAATTTgtattgttaaatgagacatttattaagataattttgccccatttgacagcgtttcttgcctcagttgtgaagtgaatcactgcagttcataagttagtaacctggttgttaactgaatctggcttccccattgactttgcttgtcagaaggtcggtcgcaaaagatgatcacattatcctgggacatagcaatggtcataaatatgaacaatatgccaaccatctgaattttgatcacatgaccatggggttgctggaaTAATCGCAATATAAAaagtagtcataagtcacttttttcagtgctattgtaactgaaCAGTAACTAAACAAACTCTTGTAAGTTGTGGATTACCTGTAATATCCTCTGAATTCAGGAATCCTTACTCCTGGCagatttcttggcaacattttcagaagtggttgccattgctacctgcttcctagggctgagagagagtgactggcacaGAGGTGCCATCTGGCTTCATGTGTGAAGTGCAGGACTAggattcatggtctcctggtttctaggctggtgccttaaaccaccacaccaaactggttTTCAAGTTAGATGAATAAAAAGTATCAGTTGTATAAAAAGTCTTCCTGGAACATACTTTAAGAACTGACATAAAGTCAAATATGATTTGATTTTGCACGTTTATTCACAAAATTAAGATGACGTGCAGAAGTAGTTGGAACATCGGCAATCTGGAGTTGCACAGATGTTTTGAACTACAATTTCGTTTTGCCCAATAGATTTTCTGTGCTTGTTGAATTTTATGGTACTGATAGTTAAAAAAGCCTTGGAACATAAATGGGAGGGTTTTGTCTATTTATAATGTCTCATCTGAGCATAACACATGTTACAGAATAGTTTTGCTTTGAATTCTGTGGAAAAAAATATGGATTAAAGTATTTACCAATACTATAATCATTATCATCCTCACCATCATCATAATAACAAAGACTCACCGGATACTTTCTTTCAAAAAGGTTGTGTACTTTTCTGTTTTCTCCTTTATTTAAATCCATTTTAATTATAATCAGGAAAATCTCTGCATGTCTTGTGCCACTCTCGGATTTTAATATCATATTAATACAGATATCATAATTAAATGTATCTTTAGAACAattgggattttgtaatatccctaataaatattttataactaTAAGAGAgtcagaaggaaaaaatcaggaaggcaggaagaagaaatgaaaagtgcCAAATTTTACAATAGAAGAAAAAACCTTTTTCTTGTTTCTGTGTCACAGTGCTTGTTAGCAAAGTTACAAAAGCCATATAACTTAAAAGTAACAAGCATGGTTTTTCTCATTGTCAAGGGATACTTAAGGAATTCTCATTAATTCTCTAGAGCTATAAGCAATCGCTTACAGGAAAAACATTGTATCTCTTCTTTCATAACTTTTATTCTTTGAAAATATATCATCCTTTTAAATTAGATAGATGAACAATCAAGCGAAatcatatttgttttaaaaatggcaGTATTTTAAAATACGAGTACATTTGTAATAAACATCACTGGGAATGTTTTCATATCATAGTTGGCAAGGTTCAGTTGCTCCTATTTTTTCTTTCAACCCATAGGAATGGATAAGTAAAACATAGTTAGTCATGGCATACAAGCCATCATCCATGGCATCTGTCAAACAAGATATGACATGGAGTATAAACCATGGTACAACTCTGTTTGGATGCAAACAGTACAATAAACTATGAAAATACCTTCCCAATCTGTTTACCCAATCCTGAGGTCAATAGGAGCCAAGCAAGATAGCTGACTCAATTTGGTCAAGGTGTTGGACTAGGAGAGGGAAAATTCAGATTGAAGTCAGCCTCTAGCCACATAACCTCACTTTATTACTTAGAACTTCTTTGGTTTCTTTTCTGCTTAATCTATCTTGTAGGGTTATATTGAAGGGGGAAAGGGTACATAGAGTATACAGTTCTTCTTGCACATGTGCGGATAATATAAACCTAACatacaaatgtattttaattaatcatAAGGCATGAGCTAGATCTATGTAACTAACAGTGCTATTTTCTGTGTTAATGGAATAAGTAATGTTGGAAATCACTTGGTTTGGGACTTTCCAATATGTCCAGAaagtggagagagggagagacaaacCCTTATATTTCTACTGTCTGAAATCTCACGATAATTGTTTTCAAACTCTAAAcagttttctattttaaaaaacccaagattaataaataatatgagGAAAATGATTATTCTATACAGTGTAACAGTACATTCTCAGTTATGGTTCCAAGCAGTTACATTATAATTGTACTATAATTATTTGTtattaaaaattgtttaaaacGTAACTATCACATTTGTGCTTCCAGGCACTTTTAAAGCTAGACTGTCAAGGATTAGTAGTCCGTATTACCCAGGATACAGTTATTTTTACTGCAGCGGTAAAACTTGGGAAGAACTGGAGAGAGTTGGCAGAAAAATTAGCACGACTTACAAAACAACAAATTGATGCTTATGAAACTCCTCAtcataataaaaatggagaagttgctccagaggtaagtctcaCAGTATTTCTCTTGTATTCATTTTCTATAAAAGGTACAATCCATCTTTAAACTGAACATTGTCACTGTAAGAGAAACTTGAGAGTAGTCAACATTCCATGGTAAATTCACTGGTTTCCTTAATTCCTTTATTACAGTATCTACAACAGAGTAAATTTTTGGTCTCATTATTAACAGTATCTGTgtttaaataaaaacaagtgTTGAAAAGAGATAAAAACTGTCCAGCACTTTTGATAGAGGTACGAGAGTACATTGTGTATACAGTGAACATAACCTTTCCCTCCAACTGCTTTCCTTTAATCTTAAACAGCTGTCAAGTACTCCTGAATTTTTACTTTAGAAATTACTAGGCAATCCATGGCTTGTTTGGTCATCCTTTCAAAGATATTTCCCTTTCTAAAGAGCTAAATATAAAGACCATAAgcgggcaaaaaagcagtgggagccaGAGTGACTTCAGATTTCctgctgtcttccccattgaccctatttgtgggaagctggcagggagtaccggaaatcatgatcatgtgactgtagttAATATTGGTGAAACTGCAGTGCCACATTTTTATGATTAAAAGTATTGAGGAAGATCCTTGAAATTTCAGTTACATAGGACTAACAAATAATACAGCAAACCCAAACTGGGAGCTAGAAGAGACAGCACATTACATAGAGAATCCCATCAGCATCCCTAATTCTAGTGACTAAAGCCAGAAAATGTATTCTGCATCCCAATCTCAAAACAAAAAGAAGCCAAATCAAACACAATGTGGTGGGATGCAATGTGTGCATTCCACTGTACATTGTGCATCATGCACAATTCCTAGCACTTGTTACAGCACAGGTAACcatgaaaaatattttgtatttttgctgATCCTTTATATTTTTATGATTTCATGGTCTTTCAATGCATTACACTTTATGGTGCCTTTTAAAATCGTTATTAGTTTAGATAAACTTCATTAAAAGTATAacagatacaaaataaaaaaaattcatacatAATATACTAAGGGCACCTCTAGCTATTTGACAGAATAATGCTTTATTGGTAACTACAAGTTTGACCAAGTTTGACCAAGTGGCCAAAGTTATGAAATTATTATCAGTGGATAATAGTCTCATATAAGttttaaacaaagaaaataaaataattatttcttagAAATGACATAATTTGAGATATATAGTTAATTTAAAAGCTCTCTTTAAATATGACCAAGTTAATAGCACATTAAATGGCTCAGGAGAATAAAAATGTAGGTATCAAGATGAAATTGTTGCTATGTATCCCTCTCTAGGGAGCTGAAAACAGATCCTGAACAGTACAACTCATTTTGGAGAACTTCTCTAATTGAATTGTGTAGAAAATTTTAACATACATTGATCAGTGACCATATTTGGAACTAAGATGCTTTAATATCCATGATTCATAGAGTTGTAAAAAGCTTGGTTATATAACTAACTGGAATTTAGCATAAAAATAAGGTTGTTGATTGTGTTTTATGATATTCTGCACAGAAGTCCACATGTATATATGAAAATCAGAGGGCAGACACAATTCAATATCTAATTGCAAATGTTTCTATACAGTTTTGTCCACTTATTACTGAACTGTTTTGCATCTAAACATGATTTTGTTAAATTTCAGATGATGTGGAAACCAGCTTATGATTTTCTCTATACCTGGAGTGCTCACCATGGAGAAAGTTACAGAGATATGTTGCAAGATCTGCATTTAGCTTTGGACAAAATGAAAAACCCTGTGACCAAACAATGGCGAGAAATAACTGGAGCTCTAATCCTAGTCAATTGCATGGAGGTTCTTCGGGCCAGTGCTTTCTCCATGTTGGATCAAGAAAAAAACTAATTTTCAAATTTAGAAAGATATTCTTTAACCAGTCTTCTTAGAATATCAAACAGGAATATTAAAACAGGAACATTTTCACCAAGGAACATTTGGAATCTTTGTGAAAATTAATTCCTATAATGTATTCCTTtaacttggaaaaaaaatgagtCATTGATTTTCAAGCACCACCAATTTTACCTCATTTTTATTTAAAGCTATTTAGTTAGTAAATGTTTATCAAAAGAACACAACTGATGCATGATTTGAACAGAATACTGAAAGAGTGCAGAATACTGTATTCAGGAAAGAAAATGCAATACTGATGTTAAGAAGCAAGTTATGTTgctagagaaaaaatattttttcctagaaATTGAGTCATAGAGCTCTATTGTCAATTCAATCAATTATACATATATTCATGTATATATGTTGTTCTATGATAGACTTTCCAGATATGTTTATAGTTCTATATAAATATAGTTAAGACTGCCAGTTCCCAGGATTCCCAGTTCCCATAATCAACCGCATAAaaaagtgtttctcagccttggcaaatttaagttgTGTGGATTTGAACTTTCAgccttgctagctggggaattctgagagttcaaGTCTTtatatcttaaaagttgtcaacttTAAGAAACTCGGCTATAGAACCAGTGAGCTTGGAAACAAATTTGGGAAAGCTGCTTTATGATAATCACACTACTTCATTGTATGTATCAATTGAATATATTCCCTTGAACATAGTATGAACTTGGCTATTAATTTCCAATAAAAGTTAGGCACTGAGCCATGTATCTCTATAAACTGACTCATGATTTTCTTAATGGGAGCTAAGCATGAGATATTCAAAGACTATATAAATTCAAGGAAGCCTTCACTAATTCAACTACTTGTTATCTGACTGTACAACAGGGAACTCCTGTAATTGTGTACAGGTTTGTCTTGATTTAGAGCATTTAATGATACTTGTCTTTCCTTTCAACCTTCATGTGGGCTTTTTTGGGAGTGGCAGTTCATTCTTAGCAAATTAGAAACATATCATCATATCTGTGTGGTTGTCCCATCTGCTTTTTAGCTATACGACATTATCAGTACTGTGTAATATTGATCATATTTCTAagtaattgtttctttttcttgtttgtgGGTAGGATGATTCTTATAATGAAAGCTGCTTATTCGCAGAGGAATCATGACATAAATGCTTGCTTTTTTCATTTGAAACATAGAAATTCCAAAATTCATATTGTATACTATTTTTTCATAGTTTTGATTAATTAATGAAAATATATTGTTACAAAAAAGTTTGAATTAATTCCTTGTTTCCAAACTAGCTATTCTTTCAAAAAGGCTTTTTATATGTTATGATTTACTCTTGTGTTCAGTATTTTTTAGTTATGCTTGAATCTTAAATTCAAGTGAAATCAAAAAGATGAATACCCATTAACTTATCAACGGTTGTTACATTAGtcactattttttctttcatatttaaAAATTACATAGTAAAATAGTAGTTAGAGACTGAATTTGCCTGCCATTTCAACTAATATTTACCAAATTGTGGCTACTATTGACAATGTTAAGGCCAAATGCTTCTTAAGAAAGAGGTTTCTTTTGGAATTCATAGGGCCCTTCATTAATTGCCTCTATTAGCTTTTTTTTATGGGAACTAttctaaaataaatggaaaacaaaTCTGAAATTTCAATGTATAAATGACAATCTTACCTCacttaacattttattaaaaagaatacTGCCATTAATGTGCTAATTATGCTGTAGTACTTCTAGTCATTTTTAATGTTACAAACGGGGGCTTGAATTCAGCTTGGTGAATTATTGGACGTATCCATGAGTGGATTCTACACTGTGGAAATGATTTTCTACTACATTTCCTACTAAATAGTGCTTGACCCTATTTAGTTTCTTAACTTGATATGGTCAATCAGATTCTGTCATCTGCTGCAGTAACAGATCTATCTGTATGCTAGTTTATAGCAGCACAAGATTGAACCCTGTATTTATCTTTTTGTTGATTCAGTTGATATAACATAGTTAATAATAGTTAAGTTAAAAATTTCTTTGTTGTATTTACATAATTAAACTTGGTTAGAGCTTGGGGATGGGTTGGTGCCTTTAAGTCAGTGCTGACTCCTAGCGATTCCTTGGAccagtccctacagttttctagacaaaatgttggaaatgatttgccattgcttattttggttttaatcttagtttttttttattgcacaaactcagatgtttctttaaaaatgcagTGTATTATGAGTATCCAGAAAAAGAATTGATTTGGAATTAAGGTAAGCATGTTGTATGAATCCAATCgttaaaaaataaagggaaaattTGAAAAATGATGGAATAAAATGTAACAATAGGATTTTTTCTTTGCTATATCCATTTCAAGTTTTCCATAATTGCTTACTATAGTCTCAACTAACAAAGCACTTTGAGACTTAAAATGGTTTGAATCTTTCAGAAATATCAGGCTATAATTCTAAAtggaatggtttttttaaatgaagcttattttgtatttctggatttttaaaaactaatttgtATGACTTTGTAATATATTTACAGAATATACTTTAAGTCAGAGGCTGAAATTCTTAAAGTAATATGGAATTATTTCTAATTTTGTTGTGCAAGTGTATGGGTAACTTAAGCATTATTAGGTATTGTTATATTAATACATGCACAAAGAATAGCAATAACATTCATTGTAAAGTTAATATATGTACAAAGGGGGACAATCATAATTTGCTTAGCATTTTACATATTTCAAATAGTATTACATATTTCAAATAGTTTCACTGTAGTGTTCATATTCTATATAAAAGATTTGGATGATGGTTAAAGATCTTGTTGAGAAACACCTAATTTGGTGATGAAATATTATTGGAAATAAATAACCAAAGCATTATATTTATCTAGATTAATTAAAGAGATTCTTCCATTTGTTAATGTATTACAACTGCTAATATGAGCAACACATGATTGTGTTAATTGCTTCTGTGAGGAATTCCAATTATAATATTTCAAATTCTGGATGAGATAAAGATTGCACTGAAGTGTATCTCAAGCTGGGGAAAGAAAAGTGAACGATCCTTTCTGAAGGAATAGCTGATTAAACAAAGATACAGTGTTTGAAATGTATGCTAATTGTTCttagttaattgtttttttaaagtttgtttattttaattgcatCGATTTGGTCCATACTGATTTTCAGTATGTTGATACTATAAATAGCATCCTTTCTACTGTATTTTTCTTCAGTTTCTCTTGTGTTGAAATATCACTATAGGCTGCATACCAGTGCCTGTGTTGAATGCAAGGGGCTTTCTTCATCGTAAATATGCATCTGGTTAGACTGATAATGATACACTGTTGTTGAAGTTATATTAATGCAGAACAGGTTTGCTATTTTTCTGAAACTTGTGCATAGCATAGCAAGCCAATTATTCACACTGGGCAGGAAGAACAAGTAAATATATAGAAGTCCCAGTTCAAGAGATTACACCATTCTAAGCACAAAGATTATGTTAAAAAGATATTGGGCTCAAATAGCAAACTTCAGGAGAATAAATGTCATATGAACtaggaaaaatattttcccccttcaTCTTGTATAAcataaaaatggaaacaaaaaaacccctctttgtCTTTGACAGTTGTCTATCTAGATTTGATTAACAGCAACCTGATAATGCATGATAGAGTTGGGGATTAACAACTGAAATACTGAAGTAACTCGTCACCATGGGTTGAGATCTTAACAGCTCTACATCTCTCTACATATGGCAATCCGAGTGATGCCTTTCTCTGCCCTTGTGATGCCCGGAGGCTGTAGGGATCTAAACAAGGGACCATAGACTTAGACTGAATCCTGGCAAGACTGGGTGCATTGAGCCTCATGATTTGAGTGTTTGCCATCCCTAGTTGGACAGGGTTGCTCTATCTCATGAAGTTCGCAACCTAatggttctcctggactcacatATGTTTCTCAAAGTGCAGATGGCAGTCATGACCAGGAGAGATTATACACAGCTCTGGTTTGTGCACAAGTTCCAACCATTCCTGGATCATGACTTCCTGCACTCAGTTACTCAAGCCCTTCTTATCTCTCACCTGGATTGTTGCAATGCACtccacatggggctacccttgaagttcATTCAGAAGCTTCAGCGTATGCAAAATGAAAGCAGTTTTTGGAACCCCTAGGATGGCCCATATCATGAACTTTACTGGCTATGGATCTACTTCTAGTGtagttcaagatgttggttatgacctttaaagcccttaatAACATAGGTCCAGGCTATCTGATGAATCACCTCGTCCTGCCAGGACAATCCCATCCTACTCATGCTAACAGAAAGGGCCTACTTTGGATCTATCAGTCAAAGAACTCCAACTATCAACTTCCAAAAAAAGGAGCCTTCTCTGCTGCtgtgcctgccctttggaacacctTACCTTGTAAAGTAAGATCTGCCCCTAGTTCCTATACTTCTGCAAGattctgaagacctggctctgccgatTTCCTGACAACCAAATGGAATTCCTCACCAGAGGTAGCTGCAAGATAGATGGCAGACGCCATTTTCCATCCTTGTTTGCTGTCCAcccatccatattttttttgttatcatattgatgtattctaattgtgtttctttttcaATGTTTAGTTTATGGttatattattttacttctgttcacactcctttcattttcttcctttttattattgtaagctgcctagagtagccccatggTAAAATAGGCActatatttaacaaaataaataaacttaaataaaatttactcAACTGTGTATTGAGAAATCTTAATGCCACTATTTACAAACTCAAGGATTTTACTGTTCATTTTTGGATCACTTTTATGAATCTATATGAGGCAAGTAAGCTTAtaaatccatgatggcgaacctatggcactcgtCCCCGGTCGCCTGCCACGCGTGGCATCCCTTGTTCCTGTTCCAGGTTTctgacacacatgcacacatgacaaTCTGCTGGCCTTTGTGCGCGTGGCAGTGCCGTAAcccagaagagctggtcttccattttctggtTTGCgtatgtgcgccggccagctgatcggtgtgtgcacatgtgcggcaGTAAGCATAAGACTTGCTGGCTGGCACATGTATGTCCCAAAAACCAGAAGTACCTTGTCCGGCGCACACATGCccatgggcagctcctcttcctagtCGTGGCCCTGACAAGCGCGCATGAAGTGCTCCCTTTGTGGTACTTGCTGCGCACGCATGCTCTCTTTTCAGCActctgtgccgaaaaggttcaccatcactgttataAACCAATATAATTTACATACAATTTAGTTAATACAATTTGCCCATAAGTAAATACTTTTGCACCATGAATATCAATTGGTAATAAGTCATTGAAATCTGTCTTAGGCTCAATCCTACGTAACTATGAAGTCAATGAGAACACAATGCCTATagactttattatttatatccagCTTTTACTCAAAGCAGTGTACACTGATTTTGTTCTATCTGAGGCAATTCTTTGAAATTGGGCTGAAAGTGTCCAGAGTCATTCAATGTGCTAAGtggtcaaatagaatagaatagaatagaattttattggccaagtgtgattggac
Above is a window of Ahaetulla prasina isolate Xishuangbanna chromosome 4, ASM2864084v1, whole genome shotgun sequence DNA encoding:
- the MACC1 gene encoding metastasis-associated in colon cancer protein 1; the protein is MSVSCHLKEFSWSKSEGSLVDLDDGSFTRNDWTDNKENELHRKSHWTGEFKQDAPGGFKTNPFWKELSASNPFLDDIAESCNKEKNNRRVSILKEDPDLFFRDSNGRDSAASSGDELNFEYLFCRKPSKRSAKSRSVSDLLDIIDVRCEFSNTAPPNYVLPPESEAFQNQREAYKTAWLNQRQLARSCLDLNVINQGPGWAQTQSIETHIVCKVNYEGGSVQLPDADITVHFPEGHVALGEFQEVGLQAILDSPPSLNDEFSTTLTPLIELTLSNLNTTEAILLEMKIAAEIKKDPFSQVMTEIVCLCSCNKEGPFEKIHNCYIYKDTVQVKLTDLSHLMYIVVVAQTNTVNSLVSVWEYIHRKLSVGIYGPKHIHPSFTVVFALFNHNYVPEKLTVCDIKRGGKSLPPVIFQLWGKHTFILEKPQDLSISVVSCDPDFEVKKEEQRKEIKEEKLKGGGGVIHRHFPFSIICNRKIHIFVFRVQIKAPENNLACQFYITTPEPPPKLLMGVTNKPNRIEKRKEIKSAPLLLLSTIKYPIFQDKVLNITRYGTALKTVLRQSKIDYLLEYFKGDTIGILGEDKVKAIGQTKIKEWYVGVLRGKVGLVHCKNIKVITENRTIDVEDSEIMTSSLLEQIALPFKKLTYIYSTILSTVSENLNDWKALADALQFSDLSRYDLNALQVEKESEKVAYIMKKLKEICHTQRSTRRFLYELSVALLKLDCQGLVVRITQDTVIFTAAVKLGKNWRELAEKLARLTKQQIDAYETPHHNKNGEVAPEMMWKPAYDFLYTWSAHHGESYRDMLQDLHLALDKMKNPVTKQWREITGALILVNCMEVLRASAFSMLDQEKN